Proteins co-encoded in one Papaver somniferum cultivar HN1 chromosome 5, ASM357369v1, whole genome shotgun sequence genomic window:
- the LOC113279265 gene encoding uncharacterized protein LOC113279265 yields KPTSATPFKIRESTRFYPYFKDCIGAMDGTHIPAMVEKRNAAIYRNRHGITSQNVLAVCNFDLEFIYVLSGWEGSAHDSKILNDAMTKRNGLKIPQECRSDEFPVEEEEEEDSHPSTLVNDDEILTQQTQEQQRQEANAWRKSIADDSPTSENLLANTKWKANADARKKYVPTNIDLVL; encoded by the exons aagccaacaagtgcaactccatttaaaattcgtgagagtacacgattttatccttactttaaggattgcattggagctatggacggtacacatatcccagcaatggtagagaaaagaaatgcagccatttatcggaatcgacatggaattacatctcaaaatgtgttagcggtttgcaacttcgacttggagttcatatacgtgctcagtggatgggaagggtctgctcatgattcgaaaatacttaacgacgcaatgacaaaaagaaatggactgaaaataccgcaag aatgccgttcagatgagtttccggtcgaggaagaggaagaggaagatagccatccatcaacgcttgtaaatgacgacgaaattttgacacaacaaactcaagaacaacaacgtcaagaagctaatgcatggagaaagagtatagcggatgat AGTCCAACTTCAGAAAATCTCTTGGCCAATACAAAGTGGAAGGCTAATGCAG ACGCACGGAAGAAGTACGTCCC GACCAATATCGATTTAGTACTATGA